CGGCCGGTCCAGCAGGGGAAAGGCCTGTTCGGCCATCGCGATGGCGGCAACTGCCGGGCTCTGGAAGAACACCTTCAGTTCGGGGTAAGACTCGACCAGGTGGCCGAACACCTCGCTGGCGTCGTATGGGACGTCCCCGATCCCGTCCTGGTTGAGGTCGTAACCCCGGTAGCTGCTCCAGTAGTTGCCGCGACCCTGCCCGTCGTCCCAGCGCTGGTCGTGGCGCCCCGGGCTCAAATACACGCCGTCGCCGTTGGCGACGAACGTGTTGTCGACGAAGACGTTGTCCCGGGAGCTGGCCAGAATGCGGGCAGCGACCTCATTGGCGGCGACGTAGTTGCCGCGGAGCGTGCAGCGTACCGCAAAGTCCAGTGACAGCCCGGTCTCGTTGGCGAGCACCAGGTTGTCCTCCACCAGGGCGGAGTCGGCGTCCTTGAGGAAAAGCCCGTACGCTCCGTACCCGTAGCTCTTGGCAAACACGTTGCGCCGCACCACCAACCGCTTGGAGTACATGATGGCGGACGCGACGCCGTTGCCAACGAAGACGTTTTCCTCAAAGACGTTGTCGTCCGAGAACATGTAGTGAAGCCCGATGCGCCCCCGCTCGATCCGGTTGAACGCGATGCGGTTGTGGGAGGCAAACTCCACGTAGATGCCGTCCCGCGGGGTGACGATGGAGTTGTGCTCTACCACGTTGTGGTTCGTGTTGTAAAGGCGAATGCCATCCCCCCTGTCGTGCTCGATGAGTTCCGCAAGCCCTTCGATGCGGTTCGCCCGGATGACGTTGCCGTTGCCGCC
This region of Bacillota bacterium genomic DNA includes:
- the nosD gene encoding nitrous oxide reductase family maturation protein NosD, which translates into the protein MPGRAAAALGLVLAAAVGARAAVLRAGSPEYPTVSAALGAARDGDTVLVEPGVFSERIVIDKAVVLEGSPGAVIDGGRDGDVVTIRASGATVRGLTVRGSGRRLWRDESGIKVLGHSNVIESNTLQGVLFGIHVWGGNGNVIRANRIEGLAELIEHDRGDGIRLYNTNHNVVEHNSIVTPRDGIYVEFASHNRIAFNRIERGRIGLHYMFSDDNVFEENVFVGNGVASAIMYSKRLVVRRNVFAKSYGYGAYGLFLKDADSALVEDNLVLANETGLSLDFAVRCTLRGNYVAANEVAARILASSRDNVFVDNTFVANGDGVYLSPGRHDQRWDDGQGRGNYWSSYRGYDLNQDGIGDVPYDASEVFGHLVESYPELKVFFQSPAVAAIAMAEQAFPLLDRP